A window of Methylobacterium bullatum genomic DNA:
CGCATCGCCGAGATCTGCGGCGTGCCGCTGAGTTCGGTCTCCATCAAGGCGACGACGACCGAGAAGCTCGGCTTCGTCGGCCGCGCCGAAGGGCTCGCGGCTCAGGCGGCGGCGACGATCCGCCTGCCCGAGACCGATGGGATCGACGCGGCGTGATCGACGACCCGGCGCTCCTCGCCCGCGCCGAGGCGCTGGTGGCGGCCTATGCCGCTGCCGGGCTTCGGGCGGCCTGCGCCGAATCCTGCACCGGCGGCCTCGTCGCCGGGCTGCTCACCGCCGTGCCCGGTTCCTCGGCGGTGGTCGAACGCGGCTTCGTCACCTATTCCAACGACGCCAAATCCGAGATGCTCGGCGTGCCCGCCGACCTCATCGCGACCCATGGGGCGGTGAGCAAATCCGTGGCCCGCGCCATGGCGGAAGGAGCCCTCGCCCATTCGCACGCGGATGTGGCGGTCTCGATCACCGGCATCGCCGGCCCGGGCGGCGGCAGCGAGGCGAAGCCCGTGGGCCTGGTGCATTTCGGCCTCGCCCGCCGGGGCGCCGCGACCCGGCATATCGAGCGCCGTTTCGGCGATCTCGGCCGGGGCGAAATCCGCCGCGCGGCCGTGGCGGAGGCGCTGGAGCTGTTCGGCCGGGCGGTGGAGCCCGTCGGGACGGATTGAGAGCCTCTTTTAGGTGTTTTGCCGGGCTCTACCTCATCCTGAGGTGCCGCGTAGCGGCCTCGAAGGAGGCTTTCAGGGATCATGCGAGGACTGGAGGCCTCCTTCGAGGCCGCCGCTTTGCGGCGTCACCTCAGGATAAGGTGGTTGGCTAGGATGATCGACTTCGGTCTCGCCATCCACTGAGCAATCCGATCAGACTGCCTTTCAATCGGCGACTTCGCCGAGGATCGCGCCCGTCTTTGGATCGGCGTCGAATTTCATCTTCTGGCCGTTCTTGATGCCCTCGCCGTCCCAATGGCCGTCATCGGCTTCGAGCTTCGTGATCTCGGTGTAGCCCTCGGCCATCAGCACCTTCTTGACCTGATCGATCGGCAGCCAGTCGGGGCCGGGCTGGTCCGCCACGGCGAAGTCGGAGAGGCCCCCATTCAAGGCGAGGGCGAGGACGAGAATCGGGATCGGTCTCACGGCGGTGCTCTCCGGTGACGTTGCGCCCCTGTATCTAGGGTCCCGCGTGGCATTGTCCGCCTGTCCCGTCGGAGAACGAACACCGGCGCGTCACGCGGCTCCGTAAACCCGGTCCGCCCTGCCCTCGAACGCGTCGGTGAACTTGCGGAAGGCGCGGTCGAACATCGTGCCCATGAGGAGGCCGAGGGTGCGGCTCTTGAACTCGTAAGTGATGAAGAAGTCGACGTCGCAACCGGCGGGGGATTTCTCCTTGAAACCCCAGCGGTTCTCGAGGTGCCGGAACGGCCCGTCGATATATTCGGCGACGATTCTCAGGTTCTGGGGGTCGAGGGTGACGCGGGTGGTGAAGCGCTCGCGGATCGCCTTGTAGCCGACCCCCATCTCGGCCACGAGGATCTCGGTGCCGTCCGGGCCGGGCTGTCGGCGCAGGACGCGCAGCGATTCGCAGAGCGGCAGGAATTCGGGATAGCGTTCCACGTCGGCCACGAGGTCGTACATCTGCTGCGGCGAGTGGCGCACCGCGCGGTTGATCCGGAAGGAAGGCATCGGCCCTCAGGCGTTGGCAGGCGCGAGCCGAGCGAGCCGGGCGGCCTTCAATCTTGAAAAATCCTCGCCCGCATGGTGCGAGGAGCGGGTCAGGGGCGTCGCCGAGACGAGGAGGAAACCCTTGGAATAGGCCGTGGTTTCAAGGGTCTTGAATTCGTCGGGCGGGACGAAGCGCTTCACCTCGTGGTGTTTCTTCGTCGGCTGCAGGTACTGGCCGATGGTGAGGAAGTCCACATCCGCCGAGCGCAGGTCGTCCATGAGCTGGACGATCTCGTTCCGCTCCTCCCCGAGGCCGACCATGATGCCGGACTTGGTGAAGATGGTGGGGTCGAGCTCCTTCACCCGCTGCAGCAGCCGCACCGAATGGAAGTAGCGCGCGCCGGGGCGGACGGTGAGGTAGTTGCCCGGCACGGTCTCCATGTTGTGGTTGAACACGTCGGGGCGCGCCTCCACCACCAGTTCCAGCGCGCCGTCCTTGCGCAGGAAATCGGGGGTGAGCACCTCGATCGTCGTGGCCGGGCTGCGCTCTCGGATGGCCCGGATGGTGCGGAAGAAATGCATGGCCCCGCCATCGGCGAGGTCGTCCCGGTCCACCGAGGTGATGACCACGTGGTGCAGGCCGAGCTTGGCCACGGAATCGGCGATCTTGGCCGGCTCGTCCCCGTCGAGGGCGTTGGGCAGGCCGGTGCGCACGTTGCAGAAGGCGCAGGCCCGCGTGCAGGTGTCACCCATGATCATGAAGGTGGCGTGCTTCTTCTCCCAGCACTCGCCGATATTGGGGCAGCCCGCCTCCTCGCAGACGGTGACGAGGCCATGCTCCTTCACGATGGCGCGGGTCGCGTTCCAACCGGGGGAACCCGGTGCCTTCACCCGGATCCAGTCGGGCTTGCGCTGGATCGGGTTGTCGGGGCGATGCGCCTTTTCCGGGTGCCGGGGGCGCTGGTCGTTTCGCAGGAGGTCGAGGACGACGGCCATGGCATACCGGGCAAGCTGCGCCGGCAATGCGCCGGTGCTCAGGCCGGAACGTAATGGCTCGTTCACCGCATCGCAAACGATCGGGAAACGATCCGCCGAACCTGTCAGTAGCTCATGCCGCGTCCGCGGATGGCCCGGTAGATGGTGATGATGATCACCGCCCCCGCCGTGGCCGAGAGAAGGTTGCGCCAGAAGCCATAGACCGGGATGTGGAGTTTGGCGGCCAGATAGTTGCCGAGAAGACCGCCGAGGATGCCCATCGCGATATTGGCGAAGAGGCCCATATTCGCCGAGGTGAACTGTTCCGCGAGCCAGCCCGCCAGGGCGCCGATGACGATCGCCATGAACAATCCCACGCCCGGTTGCCCCAGCGCACCGTAGACTTCTCCGTGCATGCCCGTCGCTCCTTCGCAAGGATCGGGGCGTACCCGTCGCCCCGCTACGGGTCCTACCTGTGATGCTCTCCCCCGCGGCGCAAGTCGCCCCGGCACGGGACGAGATGGTCTCCGCCATCCCGAATGACCCGCAACGGTGCGTTTCGCCGGTCGTCCGATAGGTTCGGCGCGGGCCGATTTGCAAGAGGAGCCTCAAGCCCCCAGCAACACGCCCGGAGAAGCCATGATGGCGAGAAGCATTAACCAATAATATTAACTATAACCGGAACAAGGACGGTATAGATCCGTAAAATTCTACGTATTGATTTCCATCGACTTGTCAGCATCTCGTTAACGATCTCTTAACTCTCTTCAGGTTGCCGCGGTGTCGTCCCTGACCCGCGGCCCTTGGAGCGAGTACCGTGGGTCGAATTCTTTTGACGGGTGCGACGGGGCTCATCGGCGGTGCCGTCCTGCACCGTGCCCTGGCGATGAAGACGGATACGGAATGGGTCTGCCTGGTGCGGGCCTCGGAC
This region includes:
- the pncC gene encoding Nicotinamide-nucleotide amidohydrolase PncC — translated: MIDDPALLARAEALVAAYAAAGLRAACAESCTGGLVAGLLTAVPGSSAVVERGFVTYSNDAKSEMLGVPADLIATHGAVSKSVARAMAEGALAHSHADVAVSITGIAGPGGGSEAKPVGLVHFGLARRGAATRHIERRFGDLGRGEIRRAAVAEALELFGRAVEPVGTD
- the ratA gene encoding Ribosome association toxin RatA; the encoded protein is MPSFRINRAVRHSPQQMYDLVADVERYPEFLPLCESLRVLRRQPGPDGTEILVAEMGVGYKAIRERFTTRVTLDPQNLRIVAEYIDGPFRHLENRWGFKEKSPAGCDVDFFITYEFKSRTLGLLMGTMFDRAFRKFTDAFEGRADRVYGAA
- the lipA gene encoding Lipoyl synthase, with translation MAVVLDLLRNDQRPRHPEKAHRPDNPIQRKPDWIRVKAPGSPGWNATRAIVKEHGLVTVCEEAGCPNIGECWEKKHATFMIMGDTCTRACAFCNVRTGLPNALDGDEPAKIADSVAKLGLHHVVITSVDRDDLADGGAMHFFRTIRAIRERSPATTIEVLTPDFLRKDGALELVVEARPDVFNHNMETVPGNYLTVRPGARYFHSVRLLQRVKELDPTIFTKSGIMVGLGEERNEIVQLMDDLRSADVDFLTIGQYLQPTKKHHEVKRFVPPDEFKTLETTAYSKGFLLVSATPLTRSSHHAGEDFSRLKAARLARLAPANA